The Hydra vulgaris chromosome 05, alternate assembly HydraT2T_AEP genome includes the window caaaaaacaactaaaagcaaaaaataacaatgttttaCTTGATAAGTTGTTGGCTTGACACGTTTAACATGTTAAGGTTTGTGCTTGTGActtaatataagaaaaatatcagAATTTAATCTCAAAGACAAGGTTTATGAAATCACTAAATCACTATATGGCAAACATTATAAACTCTAAGCAGTGTAATAGACCAATGACAATGTCATTGGTCTATTTCACTGCTTagagtttataaaatttgcCACATAGTGATTTATAtgacaatttttataaactttaaaatttgccacagtatataaaatttatatactgtGGCAATGTCTGACTTTGCAGGTGGAACCGGACCAGAATAGGAAGTCATAAGTGCAGGAGCTTCTTCCATTCCAACGTTATAGAAAGGATCATCTTCTGAAACATGACCTTGGATTTCAGTATGTAACcgtttattaaataatcttgttgCAGCATTCCAATCCTGATAAGCATTGGATTGAGTAATCAGTGCATCATAGGCTTCATTAAATTCACCCAGTTTTTTCAGGGCTCTTCCCTTGTACAAGGGGTTAAGCAAGTTGGCAAATgagtaaaaaaggttttgacaACCACTGTCTGGAAAACGAACATCCAAGTTTTCCACCAATTTTTGGTAAAACATAGGTGCTGTTGGTGATAACACACCAGCCTTGATGAAATCCAGATATTTGTGTCTCAGTGTGTAAATATTTGAGATAACAAGGTCAATGCTTACTTCTTTGTCAGCAGAGAGACATTCTGAAATCTCAGCAACTCTCCTCAAAATAGGTAAAATTTCATCATAAAGATTGAAATCATTTTCTGAAGGAATGACTGAAGCTAGTTTGGTGTCATCTTTTCCAGGAATTTCTCTAATGGAGCTAAGGATACGACGCATTTTTACAATGCTTTCCAACATCATAAAAATTGAATTCCAGCGTGTTTTCACGGGAGTGATGATTTTCACAAATTTCAACTTATCCTTGTCAACAACATCACTGTTATCAAGCAACGGctaaaaatagaattataagaaacataaaataaaaggtCATTAGTGCTATTTgctattattaaaaactgaacTATGTTATATGTTAAgctattattaaaaactgaacTATGTTATATGTTATgctattattaaaaactgaacTATGTTATATGTTATgctattattaaaaactgaacTATGTTATATGTTATgctattattaaaaactgaacTATGTTATATGTTATgctattattaaaaactgaacTATGTTACATGTTATgctattattaaaaactgaactatgttatatgttatactattattaaaagCTGAACTAtgttatatgtttttactttttaaatgctAACATTTTATCAGTTATTAATGATTTCGTCACACAAAGTGTACTGAGAAGTTAAAATTGCACTTATATTGTattaaactataaactaaattgctataaaagctaaaaaggatgttaaactaaaaactagttacctcttttttaattctttgctCAGACAAAGATGACTGGTGGCATCTTGAACTTAATTCAGTTGCTCTTTGGATTGCTTCGCGAAGATCCAAACTGTCAAAACCTTTTGTTTCTTTGACATTTGTTTCAACTGCCAAATTCAAAAGATGATCAGCACACAAAAGAGATGCATCTATAAATTTGCACTTGCTAATCGCCGCCTTCACATTAGCGGCTGAACCATGGACACACACGACGGACGGAACTCCAGTATTTCCTGCCAACTCTGAGACATTCCTGAAAAG containing:
- the LOC136079947 gene encoding uncharacterized protein LOC136079947 gives rise to the protein MFVIGVFPFSGQHTAEAITLRLNKNVSELAGNTGVPSVVCVHGSAANVKAAISKCKFIDASLLCADHLLNLAVETNVKETKGFDSLDLREAIQRATELSSRCHQSSLSEQRIKKEPLLDNSDVVDKDKLKFVKIITPVKTRWNSIFMMLESIVKMRRILSSIREIPGKDDTKLASVIPSENDFNLYDEILPILRRVAEISECLSADKEVSIDLVISNIYTLRHKYLDFIKAGVLSPTAPMFYQKLVENLDVRFPDSGCQNLFYSFANLLNPLYKGRALKKLGEFNEAYDALITQSNAYQDWNAATRLFNKRLHTEIQGHVSEDDPFYNVGMEEAPALMTSYSGPVPPAKSDIATVYKFYILWQILKFIKIVI